The nucleotide sequence CCTCTTCGTCGCAGATCAGCCGGTTCAGGTCCCCGTAGGCGCGGAAGTCCGCGGCGTCGTCGGCGGCGAGGGTGGCCGGGACGATCAGCGGTGTGATCGTCAGAGCGGCGGTCGTCATTGTCAGGTCCTTCGGGGTTCGGCGGGAGGCAGAGGGTGCCGGGTGTCCCGGCGCCCGTCCGGGAGGAACGGACGGGCGCCGGGCCGGCGTCGATGCGGTCGTCATCGCCCGGCTCAGCGCAGGCCGCGCTGCATGTCGAAGACGAGGAGGGCGTGCGATTCCGCGGCGGAGCGGTGACGCTGCTCTCCGACGAGGAGCAGGTCGCCGGGGTCGACCGTCCACGAGCGGCGCGGACGTCGGGGGCGCTGCGCCCGCTGGAGCAGCCAGAGGCCGATCCGGAGGGAGAGGCGGTCCGCGACGCCGAGCCGACGCAGTTCGTCGTCCCGGGGGATGTGGAGGACCTCACGGTCCTCGGTATCGGGCGGATGGGTGATGCTGCGTGACAGCGTGGTGTTCACGATGGTTCCTTCGAAAGGGATGGATGTGGTGCGGAAGCACCGCGTCAGGACCGAGTCGTCGGCCGCGGCGGGTACGGACGAGAGCAGCGCCGCCGGAGCCGCGGAACGCGGAAAGCCGGAGGCGGCGGGGATCCATGATCCGAGGGATCAGAGGGTGGGACGCGACAGAACAGGCGGGAGAAGACCCAGTTCGGGCCTGCATTCCCTGGCTGCGGTTCTAGCCGAGCGAGCCGTGACGGACGCCGGCGGTCACCGATGCCGCAGGGCGCGGCGCGGAGTGCGCGGGCGCGGCGAGGCTGTATGCCTGTGCGGTGTGCTGAGTGATCATCATCGGTAACCTCCTTTCGTGTGGCGATCCGGAGGCCCACCGTAGCGAAACTCACAGGAGAACGTCAAGCATTTCGTGCTAGCACCGGCGTGTCGTGGCCTGAGGAGCCTCCGCGGCCCCCGCGCGGGATACCCGACGATCCGCGGAATTCCGGTAGCGTAGCGACGTGAATCTCCCTGGACGAGCGGTCGCCCCATGCACCTGAAGAGCCTGACGCTCAAGGGGTTCAAGTCGTTCGCCCAGCCGACGACCTTCGTCTTCGAGCCGGGTGTCACCTGCATCGTCGGCCCGAACGGCTCCGGCAAGTCCAACGTCGTCGACGCGCTGGCCTGGGTGATGGGCGAGCAGGGCGCGAAGACCCTGCGAGGCGGGAAGATGGAGGACGTCATCTTCGCCGGGACGTCGACCCGAGGACCCCTCGGGCGTGCCGAGGTCCAGCTCACGATCGACAACGCCGACGGCGCCCTCCCGATCGAGTTCGCCGAGGTGACGATCAGCCGCACCCTGTTCCGGAACGGCTCCAGCGAGTATGCGATCAACGGGGAGAGCTGCCGGCTCCTCGACGTGCAGGAGCTTCTCAGCGACTCCGGTCTCGGGCGCGAGATGCACGTCATCGTGGGGCAGGGGCGGCTGGACACCGTCCTCCAGGCCTCGCCGGAAGACCGCCGGGGCTTCATCGAGGAGGCCGCCGGCATCCTCAAGCACCGGCGCCGCAAGGAGAAGACCCTGCGCAAGCTCGACGCGATGGAGGCCAACCTCACCCGTCTGAGCGACCTCGCGGGGGAGATCCGGCGCCAGCTCAAGCCCCTCGGCCGTCAGGCGGAGATCGCCCGCGAGGCGCAGACCATCGCCGCCGTGGTGCGTGACGCCAAGGCCCGCCTGTTCGCCGACGACGTGGTCGCCCTGCGGACCGCCCTCGCCGATCACACGCGGACCGAGCAGGAACGGCACACCGAGCGGCTCGTGCTGTCCGATCAGGCCGAGGCGGTCCGCGCGGGGATCGCTCGTCTCGAGAAGGACCAGAACTCCATCGCCGTCGACGAGGCACGCAGCGTCGCGTTCGGACTCGAGCAGGTGCAGGAACGCATGCGGGGCCTGTACACGCTCGCCAACCAGCGTCTCGCGTTGCTCGGCTCCGAGGAGGATGACGCGGCGGTCACCGCAGTGACCGTGACGCAGGCGACGATCGACGAGGCGCGGGAGGACATCGAGACGATCTCCTCGGGTCTCGGCGATGCGCAGGATGCCGCCGCGGCGGCGAGCCGCGAGGTCGTGAACGCGCGCGCCGAACTCGACACGTTGGACGTGGACATCGCCGAGCAGAGCGCCCTCGTGTCGGAGTACGACATGCGTCTCTCGTCGCTGCGGGGGACCGCCGACGCCGCCGCTTCCGCGCTGGCAGCCGTCCGCGGCGCGGTGCTCCGCCAGGAGAACGCGCTCGAGGCGGCGCATGCACGTCGACGTGAGGCCGAGGAAGCCCTCGCGGCGACCGACGACGCCGAGGCGCCGGAGGGCACGGCGGTCGAGTATGCCGCCGCCTACGAGAGCGCGCAACGTGCGGCGACGGCGGCGGAGGCCGAGCGGGAGAGCCTGCGGGAACGGCTGCATGCCGCCGAGCGCGAGGTCGACGCCCTCACCGCCAAGGCGGCCGCTCTGAGCAGCGCGCTGTCGTTGTCCGGCGGCGCCGCCGAGATCGTCGCCGAAGGCGGGTCCGGCATCCTCGGCCTCGTCGGAGACGCGGTCCAGGTGCGGGCCGGATACGAGGCGGCCATCGCCGCCGTCCTCGGCCCGCTGGCCGAGGGCGTGCTCGTGGGGACGGCGGACGACGCGTTCGGACTCGCTGCGGAGGCCGCGGAGCGGCGTCGCGGGGTGGTCGACTTCGTGGTCGCCGAGGCCCCGTGCGAGAACCCCGCCCATCCGGTGGTCGACGGGGTGATCCCGGCGGCGGAGACCGTGACGGCTCCCGACGGCATCCTCGGCATCCTCGCGCACGTGCTCATCGCCGACGACCTGGATGCCGCCCGCGCGGCCCGGCGTGCCCTGGATACGGCGGGCGACACCGCCACCACGATCGTGACGACGGGCGGCGACGTCATCACCGCCCAGACGCTGCGGACGGGATCCGGAGGGGAGCGGTCCCGGCTCGAACTCGCGGCGGAGCGCGACGCGGCGACCGACCGGCTCACCGAGATCCAGATCGTCGTAGACTCCCTCCGCGAGGCGCGCATCGACGCCGACGAGGCGGTGGAAGAGACGCGGCGGCAGGCGAAAGACGCCCTGCGTGCGCTGCGTGAGCACGACGCCGCCCTCGCGACGCACGCGGAGCAGGTCAACAAGGTGACCGTGCGGCATGAGGCCGCTGTCGCGGAGTGCGATCGTCTGGAGACCGGTCTCGCCCAGGCGCAGGCCGCCGTGGCCGACGCGGAGGCGAAGGCGGAGGCCGCCAAGGCGGAGCTCGATGCGGCCGTCGCCGCGCCCCGCCCGGTGCTGGACGCCTCGGCCCGGGACGGCCTGCTGGAGGCGCTGGAGCGCGCCCGTGAAGGCGAGGTCCGTGCCCGCCTGGAGGTCGAGACCCTGCGCGAGCGCGTCCGTGCCGCCCAGTCCCGGGTGACCGCGCTGGAGCGGCAACGCGAGCAGGAGCGGGACGCCGCGGCCGAGGCGGCCCGCCGGGCCGTGATCCGTCGCGCCCAGCGCGAGGCGGCATCCGGAGTCGTGGAGGAGCTGCCGCGCATCCTCGACTCCCTCGACCGCTCGGTCACCGAGGCCCGCGTCGCGCTGGCGGAGGCGGAGGCCGCCCGATCGGCGCAGAACGAGGAGCTCGTCGCCCTGCGCGCCCAGGAGTCGTCACTGCGCGAGCGTCTGGCCGGTCTCACGGAGAGCGTGCACGGCTTGGAGCTGCAGATCCACGAGAAGAAGCTCCACCTGAACAGCCTGCTGGAGCGCGTGTCCTCGGAGCTCGCCCTCGACGAGGACGTGCTCGTCGCCGAGTACGGCCCGGACCAGCTCGTTCCGCGGGATCCGGGTGCGGAGCCCGCCGACGGCGAGCTGCTCGACGACACCGCGATCCCGTTCGACCGGCGCATCCAGCAGCGGCGTCTCGCGGACGCCGAGCGCAAGCTCGCCCAGCTCGGCCGGGTCAACCCGCTCGCGCTGGAGGAGTTCGCCGCCCTGGAGCAGCGCCACGCGTTCCTCACCACGCAGCTCGCGGACCTGACCCAGACGCGGCAGGATCTGCTGACGATCATCGCCGACCTCGACGAGCGCATGCAGACGATCTTCGCGAGCGCGTTCGAGGACACCAAGGAGGCGTTCGGCCAGGTCTTCCCCCTGCTGTTCCCCGGCGGCACGGGCAGCATCTCGCTGACCGACCCGGACAACATGCTGACGACGGGGATCGAGGTCTCGGTCCGTCCCGTCGGGAAGAAGATCGAGCGCCTGTCGCTGCTGTCCGGCGGTGAGCGGTCTCTGGCCGCGGTGGCGCTCCTGGTGGCGATCTTCAAGGCGCGCCCCAGCCCGTTCTACATCCTGGATGAGGTAGAGGCCGCGCTGGACGACGCGAACCTCGGCCGGCTGCTCACGGTCTTCGAGCAGCTGCGCGAGAGCTCCCAGCTCCTCGTCATCACGCACCAGAAGCGGACGATGGAGATCGCCGACGCGCTCTACGGCGTGTCGATGCGTCAGGACGGCGTCTCCGCGGTGGTGGGCCAGCGCGTCGGCGACCGCGCCGCCGCTGTCTGACCTCGGTCCGTCCTCCGCCCTCCCGCCCCGGGCACAGCTTCGGAGATCGTGGCCCCCATCCGGCGTGTCGATGGTCGGATCCGGCGTGTCGCCCGCGGTCTCCGAAGCCGTGATCAGCGTCGGAGAGGGGGCGCTGCTACCCGTAGGCTGGACGCATGGCAGAGAAGTCCTGGTCTCTCGGTCGCGCGCTGCGCGGCATGTTCGTGAAGCCCACCATCGACGAGACGACGTGGGAAGACCTGGAGACGGCGCTGATCACGGCGGACTTCGGCCCCGACATCAGTGAGCGCATCGTCGACGAGCTCCGCGACAAGGTCGCGAAGTACCGCACCACCGACCCCAAGGACCTCCAGCGCATGCTGCGGGAGACGCTGGAGGAGCACTTCGCGAAGTTCGACACGACCCTGAAGCTGACCGAGCGGCCCGCCGTGGTGCTCGTCGTCGGGGTCAACGGCGTCGGCAAGACGACGACGATCGGCAAGTTCACGAAGTTCCTGCGCGGCTATCAGCGGAGCGTCGTCGTGGGGGCAGCGGACACCTTCCGCGCCGCCGCCGTCGACCAGCTCGCGACGTGGGCGCAGCGCGGGGGAGCGGCCATCGTCCGACCGCAGCAGGAAGGTCAGGACCCGGCCTCCGTCGCCTTCCAGACGGTGGAGTATGCGAAGCGCGAGGGCATCGAGATCGCGATCATCGACACCGCCGGACGCCTGCACACCAAGGGCGGCCTCATGGACGAGCTCGGCAAGATCCGCCGCGTCGTCGAGAAGCAGGCACCGATCAGCGAAGTGTTGCTGGTGCTCGACGCGACGACGGGGCAGAACGGCGTCATGCAGGCGGAGACCTTCCTGCAGCACGCCGGGGTCACGGGACTCGTGCTCACCAAGCTCGACGGCTCCGCCAAGGGCGGTTTCGTGCTCGCCGTTCAGGAGCGCACGGGCATCCCGGTCAAGCTCCTCGGACAGGGCGAAGGCATCGACGATCTGACCGGTTTCACGCCGCACCTCTTCGTGCAGGCGCTGGTCGGCTGACACAGGGCTACCGTCCCGGGCATCAGGCTGGTTTCATAGCGTTATGGCGATCGAACACGACTACTTCGGACTGCTGTCGTCGGGCCCCGACGGCTCGATCTTCTGGTCGGAGACGGTCGAGCTCGGCGACCAGAGCGTGACCGTGGACCTGACCGCTCCGGACCAGGACGACGTCTCCGCGGATGCCCTCGACATCGCCGCCGGTCTCATCGCGGGGCTGGAGAACGTCGACGCCACCGCGCGCCGGGGCATGCTGTCCGAGGTGGACGACCGGACGAGCGAGGTGACCGAGTACATCCTGCAGCAGCAGGAGGTGTTCGGCGACGACCTCCCGGACGTCCTCATCGACGTGTCCGGAGACGCGGCCGTGGACATCATCCGGTCCCTGCGCCTGATGAGCATGACGATCCTCGCCGACGAGCACGGCGGCTCCGAGCCGTTCGCCGTGCTGGAGTACGCGCTCGACGACAGCGCGACCGACGACGTCCTGCTGGTGAACCTCGGGTCCGACGGCAGCGTGCAGTCGGTCATGAGCGCCGACTGACCGCCCCGCGGCTCGTCAGACCGCCTGCGCGAAGCCGAGCTCGGCGCTCTCGGCGATGTGCGCGAGGTGGGCCGGGATCTCCCGTCCCTTCGACGTCATCGACTGCGCCCACAGACGCCCGGCACGGTACGAGGAGCGCACCAGCGGGCCGGCGAGCACTCCCAGGAAGCCGATCCGCTCCGCCTCCTCCTTGAACTCGACGAACTCGGCCGGCTTCACCCATCGCGACACCGGGAGATGTCGCGGCGTCGGGCGGAGGTACTGCGTGATGGTGATGATGTCGCAGCCGGCGTCGTGGAGGTCCTGCAGCGCCTGGACGACCTCCTCCGGCTCCTCGCCCATGCCCAGGATCAGATTCGACTTCGTGATGAGTCCGGCATCGCGAGCCTGCGTG is from Microbacterium sp. BLY and encodes:
- the ftsY gene encoding signal recognition particle-docking protein FtsY; its protein translation is MAEKSWSLGRALRGMFVKPTIDETTWEDLETALITADFGPDISERIVDELRDKVAKYRTTDPKDLQRMLRETLEEHFAKFDTTLKLTERPAVVLVVGVNGVGKTTTIGKFTKFLRGYQRSVVVGAADTFRAAAVDQLATWAQRGGAAIVRPQQEGQDPASVAFQTVEYAKREGIEIAIIDTAGRLHTKGGLMDELGKIRRVVEKQAPISEVLLVLDATTGQNGVMQAETFLQHAGVTGLVLTKLDGSAKGGFVLAVQERTGIPVKLLGQGEGIDDLTGFTPHLFVQALVG
- the smc gene encoding chromosome segregation protein SMC → MHLKSLTLKGFKSFAQPTTFVFEPGVTCIVGPNGSGKSNVVDALAWVMGEQGAKTLRGGKMEDVIFAGTSTRGPLGRAEVQLTIDNADGALPIEFAEVTISRTLFRNGSSEYAINGESCRLLDVQELLSDSGLGREMHVIVGQGRLDTVLQASPEDRRGFIEEAAGILKHRRRKEKTLRKLDAMEANLTRLSDLAGEIRRQLKPLGRQAEIAREAQTIAAVVRDAKARLFADDVVALRTALADHTRTEQERHTERLVLSDQAEAVRAGIARLEKDQNSIAVDEARSVAFGLEQVQERMRGLYTLANQRLALLGSEEDDAAVTAVTVTQATIDEAREDIETISSGLGDAQDAAAAASREVVNARAELDTLDVDIAEQSALVSEYDMRLSSLRGTADAAASALAAVRGAVLRQENALEAAHARRREAEEALAATDDAEAPEGTAVEYAAAYESAQRAATAAEAERESLRERLHAAEREVDALTAKAAALSSALSLSGGAAEIVAEGGSGILGLVGDAVQVRAGYEAAIAAVLGPLAEGVLVGTADDAFGLAAEAAERRRGVVDFVVAEAPCENPAHPVVDGVIPAAETVTAPDGILGILAHVLIADDLDAARAARRALDTAGDTATTIVTTGGDVITAQTLRTGSGGERSRLELAAERDAATDRLTEIQIVVDSLREARIDADEAVEETRRQAKDALRALREHDAALATHAEQVNKVTVRHEAAVAECDRLETGLAQAQAAVADAEAKAEAAKAELDAAVAAPRPVLDASARDGLLEALERAREGEVRARLEVETLRERVRAAQSRVTALERQREQERDAAAEAARRAVIRRAQREAASGVVEELPRILDSLDRSVTEARVALAEAEAARSAQNEELVALRAQESSLRERLAGLTESVHGLELQIHEKKLHLNSLLERVSSELALDEDVLVAEYGPDQLVPRDPGAEPADGELLDDTAIPFDRRIQQRRLADAERKLAQLGRVNPLALEEFAALEQRHAFLTTQLADLTQTRQDLLTIIADLDERMQTIFASAFEDTKEAFGQVFPLLFPGGTGSISLTDPDNMLTTGIEVSVRPVGKKIERLSLLSGGERSLAAVALLVAIFKARPSPFYILDEVEAALDDANLGRLLTVFEQLRESSQLLVITHQKRTMEIADALYGVSMRQDGVSAVVGQRVGDRAAAV
- a CDS encoding DUF2004 domain-containing protein, which produces MAIEHDYFGLLSSGPDGSIFWSETVELGDQSVTVDLTAPDQDDVSADALDIAAGLIAGLENVDATARRGMLSEVDDRTSEVTEYILQQQEVFGDDLPDVLIDVSGDAAVDIIRSLRLMSMTILADEHGGSEPFAVLEYALDDSATDDVLLVNLGSDGSVQSVMSAD